The following coding sequences are from one Streptomyces sp. NBC_01485 window:
- the acnA gene encoding aconitate hydratase AcnA, with amino-acid sequence MSANSFDARSTLSVGDESYEIFRLDKVEGSARLPYSLKVLLENLLRTEDGANITADHIRALGGWDSQAQPSQEIQFTPARVIMQDFTGVPCVVDLATMREAVKELGGDAAKINPLAPAELVIDHSVIADKFGTNEAFAQNVELEYGRNRERYQFLRWGQTAFDEFKVVPPGTGIVHQVNIEHLARTVMVRGGQAYPDTLVGTDSHTTMVNGLGVLGWGVGGIEAEAAMLGQPVSMLIPRVVGFKLTGELPPGTTATDLVLTITEMLRKHGVVGKFVEFYGEGVAATSLANRATIGNMSPEFGSTAAIFPIDDETLKYLRLTGRDAQQVALVESYAKEQGLWLDPKAEPDFSEKLELDLSTVVPSIAGPKRPQDRIVLANAAEQFKQDVRNYVDAADEAGKESFPASDAPANHPNGAPSNPVTVTAADGSTYTIDHGAVTVAAITSCTNTSNPYVMVAAALVAKKAVEKGLTRKPWVKTTLAPGSKVVTDYFDKAGLTPYLDKVGFNLVGYGCTTCIGNSGPLPEEVSKAVNDHDLAVTSVLSGNRNFEGRINPDVKMNYLASPPLVVAYALAGSMKVDITRDALGVDQEGKPVFLTDIWPTEAEVNDVVANAIGEDMFNKSYADVFAGDAQWQALPIPTGNTFEWDPQSTYVRKPPYFEGMTMETTPVSDITGARVLAKLGDSVTTDHISPAGAIKADTPAGKYLTEHGVERRDFNSYGSRRGNHEVMIRGTFANIRLRNQIAPGTEGGYTRDFTVDGGPVAFIYDASRNYIEQGTPLVILAGKEYGSGSSRDWAAKGTALLGVKAVVAESYERIHRSNLIGMGVIPLQYPAGQSAESLGLTGEEAFSIAGITELNDGTTPRTVKVTTDTGVEFDAVVRIDTPGEADYYRNGGILQYVLRSLITK; translated from the coding sequence GTGTCGGCGAACAGCTTCGACGCCCGTAGCACGCTCAGCGTGGGCGACGAGTCGTACGAGATCTTCCGGCTGGACAAGGTGGAAGGCTCGGCTCGCCTTCCGTACAGCCTGAAGGTGTTGCTGGAGAACCTGCTCCGTACCGAGGACGGCGCGAACATCACCGCCGACCACATCCGTGCCCTCGGCGGCTGGGACTCGCAGGCCCAGCCCAGCCAGGAGATCCAGTTCACGCCGGCCCGCGTGATCATGCAGGACTTCACCGGCGTGCCCTGTGTCGTCGACCTCGCCACCATGCGTGAGGCCGTCAAGGAGCTCGGCGGCGACGCGGCGAAGATCAACCCCCTCGCCCCGGCCGAGCTGGTCATCGACCACTCCGTCATCGCCGACAAGTTCGGCACCAACGAGGCCTTCGCGCAGAACGTCGAGCTGGAGTACGGCCGCAACCGCGAGCGCTACCAGTTCCTGCGCTGGGGCCAGACCGCGTTCGACGAGTTCAAGGTCGTCCCGCCGGGCACCGGCATCGTCCACCAGGTGAACATCGAGCACCTCGCCCGCACGGTCATGGTGCGCGGCGGTCAGGCCTACCCCGACACCCTCGTCGGCACCGACTCGCACACCACCATGGTCAACGGCCTCGGTGTGCTGGGCTGGGGCGTCGGCGGCATCGAGGCCGAGGCCGCGATGCTCGGCCAGCCGGTCTCGATGCTCATCCCGCGCGTCGTCGGCTTCAAGCTCACCGGCGAGCTCCCCCCCGGCACCACCGCCACCGACCTCGTGCTGACCATCACCGAGATGCTCCGCAAGCACGGCGTCGTCGGCAAGTTCGTCGAGTTCTACGGTGAGGGCGTCGCCGCCACCTCCCTCGCGAACCGCGCCACCATCGGCAACATGTCGCCGGAGTTCGGCTCCACCGCCGCGATCTTCCCGATCGACGACGAGACCCTGAAGTACCTGCGCCTGACCGGCCGCGACGCGCAGCAGGTCGCGCTCGTCGAGTCGTACGCCAAGGAGCAGGGCCTCTGGCTGGACCCGAAGGCCGAGCCGGACTTCTCCGAGAAGCTGGAGCTCGACCTCTCGACGGTCGTCCCCTCCATCGCCGGCCCGAAGCGCCCGCAGGACCGCATCGTCCTCGCGAACGCCGCCGAGCAGTTCAAGCAGGACGTCCGCAACTACGTCGACGCCGCCGACGAGGCGGGCAAGGAGTCCTTCCCGGCCTCCGACGCCCCGGCCAACCACCCCAACGGCGCCCCGTCGAACCCGGTCACCGTGACCGCCGCCGACGGCTCGACGTACACGATCGACCACGGCGCGGTGACGGTCGCGGCCATCACCTCCTGCACCAACACCTCCAACCCGTACGTCATGGTCGCCGCCGCGCTCGTCGCGAAGAAGGCCGTGGAGAAGGGTCTGACCCGCAAGCCCTGGGTCAAGACCACCCTCGCGCCCGGCTCCAAGGTCGTCACCGACTACTTCGACAAGGCGGGGCTCACCCCCTACCTCGACAAGGTCGGCTTCAACCTCGTCGGCTACGGCTGCACCACCTGCATCGGCAACTCCGGCCCGCTGCCGGAGGAGGTCTCCAAGGCCGTCAACGACCATGACCTGGCCGTGACTTCGGTGCTCTCCGGCAACCGTAACTTCGAGGGCCGGATCAACCCCGACGTCAAGATGAACTACCTGGCCTCCCCGCCGCTGGTCGTCGCGTACGCCCTCGCGGGCTCCATGAAGGTGGACATCACGCGCGACGCCCTCGGTGTCGACCAGGAGGGCAAGCCGGTCTTCCTGACCGACATCTGGCCGACCGAGGCCGAGGTCAACGACGTCGTGGCGAACGCCATCGGCGAGGACATGTTCAACAAGTCCTACGCCGACGTCTTCGCGGGCGACGCCCAGTGGCAGGCGCTGCCGATCCCGACCGGCAACACCTTCGAGTGGGACCCGCAGTCCACCTACGTCCGCAAGCCCCCGTACTTCGAGGGCATGACGATGGAGACCACCCCGGTCTCCGACATCACCGGCGCCCGCGTCCTCGCCAAGCTGGGCGACTCGGTGACGACGGACCACATCTCGCCCGCCGGCGCCATCAAGGCCGACACCCCGGCCGGCAAGTACCTCACCGAGCACGGTGTGGAGCGTCGTGACTTCAACTCCTACGGCTCGCGCCGAGGCAACCACGAGGTCATGATCCGCGGCACGTTCGCCAACATCCGCCTGCGCAACCAGATCGCGCCGGGCACGGAGGGCGGCTACACCCGCGACTTCACCGTGGACGGCGGCCCGGTCGCCTTCATCTACGACGCCTCGCGCAACTACATCGAGCAGGGCACCCCGCTGGTCATCCTGGCCGGCAAGGAGTACGGCTCCGGCTCGTCCCGCGACTGGGCGGCCAAGGGCACGGCGCTGCTCGGTGTCAAGGCCGTCGTCGCCGAGTCCTACGAGCGCATCCACCGCTCCAACCTCATCGGCATGGGCGTCATCCCGCTGCAGTACCCGGCGGGCCAGTCCGCCGAGTCCCTCGGTCTGACCGGCGAGGAGGCCTTCTCCATCGCCGGCATCACCGAGCTGAACGACGGCACCACCCCCCGCACGGTCAAGGTCACCACCGACACCGGTGTGGAGTTCGACGCGGTCGTCCGCATCGACACCCCCGGCGAGGCGGACTACTACCGCAACGGCGGCATCCTGCAGTACGTGCTGCGCAGCCTGATCACCAAGTAA
- a CDS encoding lytic polysaccharide monooxygenase auxiliary activity family 9 protein yields the protein MITPDSPSRLRTRALFLVLMALLATVPALGLIVTTGGKAEAHGTPMKPGSRTFLCWQDGLTDTGEIKPVNPACKNAQQVSGTTPFYNWFSVLRSDGAGRTRGFVPDGQLCSGGNANFTGFNAPRNDWPLTHLTSGANVDFSYNAWAAHPGWFYVYVTKDGFDPTKALTWDDMEAQPFLSVDHPPLNGSPGTVEANYSWNGKLPANKSGRHIIYMVWQRSDSAETFYSCSDVVFDGGNGEVTGIHEPGNPSEPVPGACTATRRTTGTWSGGYQSEVTVTNSGDVPMLGWMVDWSLPGGQSVASLWSGNATYNGQAVMVHNADWNGSLSPGQSTTFGYVVSGSGGDSATSLPCRVG from the coding sequence ATGATCACGCCAGATTCACCATCGAGGTTACGTACTCGAGCCCTGTTCCTCGTCCTCATGGCCCTGTTGGCCACGGTCCCGGCCCTCGGTCTGATCGTCACGACCGGCGGCAAGGCCGAGGCGCACGGCACCCCCATGAAGCCCGGCAGCCGTACTTTCCTGTGCTGGCAGGACGGGCTGACCGACACCGGTGAGATCAAGCCGGTCAACCCGGCCTGCAAGAACGCGCAACAGGTGAGCGGCACCACGCCGTTCTACAACTGGTTCTCGGTGCTGCGCTCCGACGGCGCCGGCCGCACCCGCGGGTTCGTGCCGGACGGCCAGTTGTGCAGCGGCGGCAACGCCAACTTCACCGGGTTCAACGCGCCCCGCAACGACTGGCCGCTCACCCACCTCACCTCGGGTGCGAACGTCGACTTCTCCTACAACGCCTGGGCGGCGCACCCGGGTTGGTTCTACGTCTACGTCACCAAGGACGGCTTCGACCCGACCAAGGCCCTCACCTGGGACGACATGGAGGCCCAGCCCTTCCTCTCCGTCGACCACCCGCCGCTCAACGGCAGCCCGGGCACGGTCGAGGCCAACTACTCCTGGAACGGCAAGCTCCCGGCCAACAAGTCCGGGCGGCACATCATCTACATGGTCTGGCAGCGCTCGGACAGCGCCGAGACCTTCTACTCCTGCTCCGACGTCGTCTTCGACGGCGGAAACGGCGAGGTGACCGGCATCCACGAGCCGGGCAACCCCAGCGAGCCCGTCCCCGGTGCCTGCACCGCGACCCGCAGGACCACCGGCACCTGGAGCGGCGGCTATCAGTCCGAGGTGACCGTCACCAACTCCGGCGACGTCCCGATGCTCGGCTGGATGGTCGACTGGTCGCTGCCCGGTGGGCAGTCGGTGGCCAGTCTCTGGAGCGGCAACGCCACGTACAACGGGCAGGCGGTGATGGTCCATAACGCCGACTGGAACGGCTCGTTGAGTCCGGGCCAGAGTACGACGTTCGGATACGTCGTCTCCGGTTCGGGCGGTGACAGCGCCACGAGCCTTCCCTGCAGGGTCGGTTGA
- a CDS encoding transposase family protein: protein MLRHDQRLADMAGGNNVSESTVRRWRDELIALLAAQAPCLDRALKRVAKTGGEGVLIDGTLIPTQRRTGKANRRNYSGKHHHHGLHFLALTDERGRLIWISAARPGRTHDITAARHDHILAHLRAAGLGALADLGFRGLDNDVRDPVIVTGFHAGRTHKLTPGQKDANRVLAVGRAPVEHGFAHLKNWRTLTKLRTDPARATRLLRALLVLTNLEVNR, encoded by the coding sequence GTGCTGCGGCACGATCAGCGCCTGGCCGACATGGCCGGCGGCAACAACGTGTCCGAGTCCACCGTCCGCCGTTGGCGCGACGAGCTGATCGCCCTGCTCGCAGCCCAGGCACCGTGCCTGGACCGCGCCTTGAAGAGGGTCGCTAAGACAGGCGGGGAGGGGGTCCTGATCGACGGCACCCTCATCCCCACCCAACGTCGCACCGGGAAGGCCAACCGGCGGAACTACTCCGGCAAACACCACCATCACGGCCTGCACTTTCTCGCCTTGACCGACGAACGCGGCCGCCTGATCTGGATATCCGCCGCCCGGCCCGGCCGCACCCACGACATCACCGCCGCCCGCCACGACCACATCCTGGCCCACCTGCGCGCCGCCGGCCTCGGCGCCCTCGCGGACCTAGGCTTCCGCGGCCTGGACAACGACGTACGCGACCCCGTGATCGTCACCGGCTTCCACGCCGGCCGCACCCACAAGCTCACCCCAGGCCAGAAGGACGCCAACCGTGTCCTCGCCGTCGGACGCGCGCCAGTCGAACACGGCTTCGCGCACCTCAAGAACTGGCGGACCCTCACCAAGCTCCGCACCGACCCCGCCCGCGCCACCCGCCTCCTGCGAGCCTTGCTCGTTCTGACGAACCTCGAAGTCAACCGCTGA
- a CDS encoding sensor histidine kinase, which translates to MRIRPRGTRPWGARTRGGSLRTRLLILIGAVLVAVCAVMALTTVFAQRAYLLGNLDDRVTDAAQRGLGDASLHPDLPRDLTFLDGSGHPAGLLAARLDADGTVLAAATVRQDAPPQNLTKPQITSLAGMETGDGPYTRTVPGLGAYRITVLDANGVRVLTGLPMGDVQDMIRGLVAVEAAVAAAGLTVAGCVCALVVRRQLRPLGRVTAAAVEVSQAPLHRYEATALPRVPERDTDPGSEAGQVGAALNRMIDHVESSLAERRRSEERMRRFLADASHELRTPLASIAGYAELMNRGADRVEPGLAWRRVTAESARMTGLVEDLLLLARLDEGRPLYSSEVDLAALVAEAVWDARAAGGGHDWQLELRLDEQPLVLGDEVRLRQVVANLLANARVHTPPGTSVVAVVEARRGMCVVRVRDDGPGIPPDLLPTVFERFTRADASRARATTGSGAGLGLAVVAAITAAHGGHIDVHSEPGRTEFTVELPLTGEPGELEEAGESGETVADTLTWSPRVPVR; encoded by the coding sequence ATGAGGATCCGCCCCCGGGGCACCCGTCCGTGGGGCGCCCGCACCCGGGGCGGCTCCCTGCGCACCCGGCTCCTGATCCTCATCGGCGCCGTCCTCGTCGCCGTGTGCGCCGTGATGGCCCTCACCACCGTCTTCGCCCAGCGCGCCTACCTGCTGGGCAACCTGGACGACCGGGTCACCGACGCCGCGCAGCGCGGCCTCGGCGACGCCTCACTCCACCCGGACCTGCCGAGAGACCTGACCTTCCTCGACGGGAGCGGCCACCCGGCCGGCCTGCTCGCCGCCCGCCTCGACGCCGACGGCACCGTCCTCGCGGCGGCGACGGTACGCCAGGACGCCCCGCCGCAGAACCTGACGAAGCCTCAAATCACTTCCCTGGCAGGCATGGAGACCGGCGACGGCCCGTACACGAGGACGGTCCCCGGCCTGGGCGCCTACCGCATCACCGTCCTCGACGCCAACGGCGTCCGCGTCCTCACCGGCCTTCCGATGGGTGACGTCCAGGACATGATCCGCGGCCTGGTCGCGGTGGAGGCGGCCGTGGCCGCGGCGGGCCTGACGGTCGCCGGCTGCGTCTGCGCGCTGGTCGTACGACGGCAGCTACGCCCCCTCGGCCGGGTCACCGCCGCAGCCGTCGAGGTCTCGCAGGCTCCGTTGCACCGCTACGAGGCAACCGCTCTCCCCAGGGTTCCCGAGCGGGACACCGACCCCGGCAGTGAGGCCGGCCAGGTCGGCGCGGCCCTCAACCGCATGATCGACCACGTCGAGTCCTCGCTCGCCGAACGCCGCCGCAGCGAGGAACGTATGCGCCGCTTCCTGGCCGACGCCAGCCACGAACTGCGCACGCCGCTCGCCTCCATCGCCGGCTACGCGGAACTGATGAACCGCGGCGCCGACCGCGTCGAACCGGGCCTGGCGTGGCGCCGGGTCACGGCCGAGTCGGCGCGTATGACGGGCCTGGTCGAGGACCTGCTGCTGCTCGCCCGTCTGGACGAGGGCAGGCCGCTGTACTCCTCCGAAGTGGACCTGGCGGCGCTGGTCGCCGAGGCGGTGTGGGACGCGCGGGCGGCGGGAGGCGGTCACGACTGGCAGCTCGAACTGCGCCTGGACGAGCAGCCGTTGGTCCTCGGTGACGAGGTCCGCCTGCGTCAGGTGGTCGCCAACCTGCTGGCCAACGCGCGCGTGCACACGCCCCCGGGCACGAGCGTCGTCGCCGTCGTGGAGGCGCGCCGGGGCATGTGCGTCGTGCGTGTCCGGGACGACGGCCCCGGCATCCCGCCCGACCTGCTCCCGACGGTCTTCGAGCGCTTCACCCGCGCCGACGCCTCCCGCGCCCGCGCCACCACGGGCAGCGGCGCCGGTCTGGGCCTCGCCGTCGTCGCCGCGATCACGGCGGCGCACGGCGGCCACATCGACGTACACAGCGAGCCGGGCCGCACCGAGTTCACGGTGGAACTGCCACTGACGGGGGAGCCGGGGGAGCTGGAGGAGGCGGGGGAGTCTGGGGAGACGGTGGCGGACACGCTGACCTGGAGTCCGCGGGTGCCGGTGCGGTAG
- a CDS encoding VOC family protein, which translates to MHVHFEAVDPEKMIGFWGGIPGWGGYSVGEAESPAVLPVVTVLVGTIAEQVQTLIAKGASLVEPHDCMHALMTDPEGNRFMVVLDPDHEA; encoded by the coding sequence ATGCACGTTCATTTTGAAGCAGTAGACCCAGAGAAAATGATCGGGTTCTGGGGCGGCATCCCGGGTTGGGGTGGGTACAGCGTCGGCGAAGCGGAATCTCCGGCTGTGCTACCGGTCGTCACCGTCCTTGTCGGAACGATCGCCGAACAGGTTCAGACGCTGATCGCCAAGGGCGCCTCTCTCGTGGAACCTCACGATTGCATGCACGCCCTGATGACGGATCCGGAAGGCAACAGGTTTATGGTGGTGCTCGACCCCGACCACGAAGCATGA
- a CDS encoding IS4 family transposase, translated as MQHPWTGLSDDVRLGILTRWVTAELVDEVLAACGKRDEKPGALPVRFMVYFVLASALFQQDSYDDVAENLVGALEEMSVSIPNRSSFTRARQRLGPAVLETLFRRLAGPVAPPGLADAYYQGMRIAAVDGFLLDVKENEVNRATFGGTRDARGHRAGNPQARVVTLTETGTHSTIDARVGGFSTGERELTIPMAASAAGMFVIMDRGFPGVELWKAFTQAGAHLLIRARSTVAHQPVTVLVDGTYLARMNLAGQKRAHPGGVLVRVVEYRIDGGEVIRLLTDLLDPVAFPADELAALYHDRWESESAFRQVKTFQRGPQEVLRSVSPALIRQEVWAHLVVHHCMTRIIMLLADEEGIDPDRISFVKVIKHVRRSVIRQCTQTSWQVKQFMTMLADKVHRKLDSGARRLREADRFVKRPYLKYTYRPAGKPRRPTRHVPEKSLTLEPALAS; from the coding sequence ATGCAGCATCCATGGACCGGATTATCGGACGACGTGCGGTTGGGAATTCTCACCCGGTGGGTGACCGCCGAGTTGGTGGACGAGGTGCTGGCTGCGTGCGGAAAGCGGGATGAGAAGCCTGGGGCGCTGCCGGTCAGGTTCATGGTCTATTTCGTGCTCGCGTCGGCCCTCTTCCAGCAGGACTCCTATGACGACGTGGCGGAGAATCTGGTGGGCGCGCTGGAGGAGATGAGCGTGTCGATCCCGAACCGGTCCTCGTTCACGCGGGCCAGGCAGCGGCTCGGGCCGGCCGTGCTGGAGACGCTGTTCCGTCGCCTGGCCGGGCCGGTAGCCCCGCCAGGGCTTGCCGACGCCTACTACCAGGGGATGCGGATCGCCGCGGTGGACGGGTTCCTCCTCGACGTGAAGGAGAACGAGGTCAACCGGGCCACGTTCGGCGGGACGCGGGACGCCAGGGGTCATCGGGCGGGAAATCCTCAGGCCAGGGTGGTGACGCTGACCGAGACCGGGACGCACTCCACGATCGACGCGAGAGTGGGCGGGTTCAGCACCGGGGAGCGGGAGTTGACGATCCCGATGGCCGCCAGCGCTGCCGGGATGTTCGTCATCATGGACCGGGGCTTCCCCGGGGTGGAACTGTGGAAGGCGTTCACGCAGGCCGGGGCTCACCTGCTGATCCGGGCGCGCTCCACGGTGGCCCACCAGCCGGTGACGGTCCTCGTGGACGGGACGTATCTGGCCCGGATGAACCTGGCCGGGCAGAAGCGTGCACATCCCGGCGGGGTGCTGGTGCGGGTGGTCGAGTACCGCATCGATGGGGGCGAGGTCATCCGACTGCTGACCGACCTGCTGGACCCGGTGGCCTTCCCCGCGGACGAGTTGGCCGCCCTCTACCATGATCGCTGGGAGAGTGAGTCGGCGTTTCGGCAGGTCAAGACGTTTCAGCGCGGACCCCAGGAGGTCTTACGGTCCGTCAGCCCAGCTTTGATCCGGCAGGAGGTATGGGCGCATCTGGTGGTGCACCACTGCATGACCCGGATCATCATGCTCCTGGCCGACGAAGAAGGGATCGACCCGGACCGGATCTCCTTCGTCAAGGTCATCAAGCACGTGCGACGCAGCGTCATCCGCCAGTGCACGCAGACCTCTTGGCAGGTCAAGCAGTTCATGACGATGCTGGCCGATAAGGTGCACCGCAAGCTCGACAGCGGTGCCAGACGCCTGCGCGAGGCGGACCGGTTCGTCAAGCGCCCGTACTTGAAGTACACCTACCGCCCCGCGGGGAAGCCCCGCCGCCCCACCCGACACGTCCCGGAGAAGTCGCTGACCTTGGAACCCGCACTCGCTTCATAG
- a CDS encoding acetylxylan esterase, with protein sequence MPAFDLPLPELERHRPEPDEPADFDAFWSDTLKEAEQRDVLVSAHPVDTGLRLTRTWDVTFRGFAGDPVRAWFSLPSDVTSGLPSDVTSGVTSGAREALPAVVEYAGYGRGRGLPHERLTWVNAGYAHLLMDNRGQGDQYGNGGATPDPHATAPGGPGPAVRGLLAPRDYHYRRLITDAVRAVAAVRALPGVDPGRTVAVGNSQGGGLALAVAGLVPDLAAVLVTAPLLCGIRRALDLTDAGPYGEIAAYLSVHRGAEETAYRTLSYVEGVSFARRAHAPAHFGTGLRDTVCPPSGVYAAFNRYGELTGGADPHREIHPYPFNGHEGGEAEQVRRQLHWLAGKLAD encoded by the coding sequence GTGCCCGCGTTCGACCTGCCGCTGCCGGAGCTGGAACGCCACCGGCCCGAGCCCGACGAGCCCGCCGACTTCGACGCGTTCTGGAGCGACACCCTGAAGGAGGCCGAGCAGCGGGACGTACTGGTGTCGGCGCACCCCGTCGACACCGGTCTCCGTCTGACACGGACCTGGGACGTGACGTTCCGGGGCTTCGCGGGGGATCCGGTACGGGCCTGGTTCAGCCTCCCGTCCGACGTCACGTCCGGCCTCCCGTCCGACGTCACGTCCGGCGTCACGTCCGGCGCGCGGGAAGCGCTTCCCGCGGTCGTCGAGTACGCCGGCTACGGACGCGGCCGCGGTCTCCCTCACGAGCGCCTGACCTGGGTGAACGCCGGCTACGCGCACCTGCTGATGGACAACCGCGGCCAGGGCGACCAGTACGGCAACGGGGGCGCCACCCCCGACCCGCACGCCACCGCGCCCGGCGGTCCCGGCCCGGCCGTCCGCGGCCTCCTCGCCCCACGGGACTACCACTACCGCCGCCTGATCACGGACGCGGTGCGCGCGGTGGCGGCGGTCCGTGCACTGCCGGGCGTGGACCCCGGCCGCACCGTCGCCGTCGGAAACAGCCAGGGCGGCGGACTCGCCCTCGCCGTCGCGGGCCTGGTTCCCGACCTGGCCGCCGTCCTCGTCACGGCCCCGCTGTTGTGCGGCATCCGGCGTGCCCTGGACCTCACCGACGCGGGTCCGTACGGCGAGATCGCCGCCTACCTCTCCGTGCACCGAGGCGCCGAGGAAACCGCCTACCGCACGCTTTCCTACGTGGAAGGCGTCTCCTTCGCCCGCCGCGCCCACGCCCCCGCCCACTTCGGCACGGGCCTGCGCGACACGGTCTGCCCGCCGAGCGGGGTGTACGCCGCCTTCAACCGGTACGGGGAGCTGACCGGCGGCGCGGATCCACACAGGGAGATCCACCCGTATCCGTTCAACGGTCACGAGGGGGGCGAGGCCGAACAGGTACGACGCCAACTTCACTGGCTGGCAGGGAAGTTGGCCGACTGA
- a CDS encoding helix-turn-helix domain-containing protein, whose protein sequence is MADDYLVRIGKLIRDARQHRGWTQAQLAEALGTSQSAVNRIERGNQNISLEMIARIGEALDSEIVSLGYAGPMHLRVVGGRRLSGAIDVKTSKNACVALLCASLLNQGRTVLRRVARIEEVYRLLEVLNSIGVRTRWINDGVDLEIVPPAVLDMAAIDAAAAVRTRSIIMFLGPLLHRMDHFKLPYAGGCDLGTRTIEPHMIALRRFGLEVAATEGQYHAVVDRAVRPDRPIVLTERGDTVTENALLAAARYDGVTVIRNASSNYMVQDLCFFLEALGVEVEGVGTTTLTVHGVPDIDVDVDYSPSEDPVEAMSLLAAAVVTESELTVRRVPIEFLEIELAVLEEMGLDHDRTPEYPADNGRTRLVDLTVRPSKLEAPIDKIHPMPFPGLNIDNVPFFAAIAAVAQGKTLIHDWVYDNRAIYLTDLNRLGGRLQLLDPHRVLVEGPTRWRAAEMMCPPALRPAVVVLLAMMAAEGTSVLRNVYVINRGYEDLAERLNSIGAQIEIFRDI, encoded by the coding sequence ATGGCAGACGACTACCTCGTACGCATCGGCAAGCTCATCCGTGACGCCCGGCAGCACCGGGGCTGGACACAGGCGCAGCTGGCCGAGGCGCTCGGCACCAGCCAGAGTGCAGTCAACCGCATCGAGCGAGGCAACCAAAACATCAGCCTTGAGATGATCGCTCGAATCGGTGAAGCGTTGGACAGCGAAATCGTCTCTCTGGGCTACGCGGGACCGATGCACCTGCGTGTCGTGGGCGGCCGTCGGCTGTCCGGCGCGATCGACGTGAAGACCAGCAAGAACGCGTGCGTGGCGCTGCTGTGCGCCTCGCTGCTCAACCAGGGACGCACGGTGCTGCGCCGGGTCGCCCGCATCGAGGAGGTCTACCGCCTGCTCGAGGTCCTCAACTCCATCGGCGTACGCACCCGTTGGATCAACGACGGCGTCGACCTGGAGATCGTGCCGCCGGCCGTGCTGGACATGGCGGCGATCGACGCGGCGGCTGCCGTGCGCACCCGTTCCATCATCATGTTCCTCGGCCCGCTGCTGCACCGGATGGACCACTTCAAGCTGCCGTACGCCGGCGGCTGCGACCTCGGCACGCGGACCATCGAGCCGCACATGATCGCGCTGCGCCGGTTCGGGCTGGAGGTCGCGGCGACGGAGGGGCAGTACCACGCCGTCGTCGACCGTGCCGTCCGCCCGGACCGGCCGATCGTGCTGACCGAGCGCGGGGACACGGTCACCGAGAACGCGCTGCTCGCGGCCGCCCGGTACGACGGCGTGACCGTCATCCGCAACGCCTCCTCCAACTACATGGTCCAGGATCTGTGCTTCTTCCTGGAGGCACTCGGCGTCGAGGTCGAGGGCGTCGGCACCACCACGCTCACCGTGCACGGCGTCCCCGACATCGACGTCGACGTGGACTACTCGCCCTCCGAGGACCCGGTCGAGGCGATGAGCCTGCTCGCCGCCGCCGTCGTCACGGAGTCGGAGCTGACGGTGCGCCGGGTGCCCATCGAGTTCCTGGAGATCGAGCTGGCGGTCCTGGAGGAGATGGGGCTCGACCACGACCGTACGCCGGAGTACCCGGCCGACAACGGCCGCACCCGGCTGGTGGACCTCACGGTCCGGCCCTCCAAACTGGAGGCGCCGATCGACAAGATCCACCCCATGCCGTTCCCCGGCCTGAACATCGACAACGTGCCGTTCTTCGCGGCCATCGCCGCCGTCGCGCAGGGCAAGACCCTCATCCACGACTGGGTCTACGACAACCGCGCGATCTACCTGACGGACCTGAACCGGCTCGGCGGGCGGCTCCAACTCCTCGACCCGCACCGGGTACTGGTCGAGGGCCCGACGCGCTGGCGCGCCGCCGAGATGATGTGCCCGCCGGCGCTGCGTCCGGCGGTCGTCGTCCTGCTGGCGATGATGGCGGCGGAGGGCACGTCGGTGCTGCGCAACGTGTACGTCATCAACCGCGGCTACGAGGACCTGGCCGAGCGGCTCAACTCCATCGGGGCGCAGATCGAGATCTTCCGGGACATCTGA